One segment of Thermoplasmata archaeon DNA contains the following:
- a CDS encoding alpha/beta fold hydrolase, with the protein MAQLREGFTEPHELVHASDGKVLFLRRWDTAARSSTAFLVLHGITAHSGPYGGLLSKELAAAGFPVYGLDLRGHGLSDGRRGDYPSRDRLLADLGEALAFMRTQVPKTVLLGHSLGALNAVVAANAFPDRIDGLVLISAGRQLRRGVYAKPKGRALVKTLIGVSLLRGRPLIEYRRAGMTGEGDPLFNFEYSARFMSILFGAPALAVARMFREGQLDSPNLRFRRKLQVPSLVGVGDQDELFPVESTRALLDGIECDDKEFLVIPGARHAVFPEGSWRPLIAWAKRKFP; encoded by the coding sequence GTGGCGCAGTTGCGTGAGGGGTTCACGGAACCCCACGAGCTCGTCCACGCGTCGGATGGGAAGGTCTTGTTCCTTCGACGATGGGACACCGCCGCGCGCTCCAGCACCGCGTTCCTCGTGCTCCACGGCATCACCGCGCACAGCGGGCCGTATGGGGGGCTGCTGTCCAAGGAGCTCGCCGCCGCCGGCTTTCCCGTGTACGGCCTCGATCTGCGGGGCCACGGTCTCTCGGACGGCCGCCGCGGAGACTATCCCAGCCGCGACCGGTTGCTGGCGGACCTCGGTGAGGCCCTCGCCTTCATGAGGACCCAGGTTCCGAAGACCGTACTACTGGGCCACAGTCTCGGAGCCCTGAATGCCGTCGTCGCCGCGAACGCGTTCCCCGACCGAATCGACGGGCTCGTCCTGATCAGCGCGGGACGCCAACTCCGACGCGGCGTGTATGCGAAGCCGAAAGGCCGCGCGCTCGTCAAGACCCTGATCGGCGTCTCCTTGCTCCGGGGCCGACCCCTCATCGAGTACCGCCGTGCCGGGATGACGGGCGAAGGGGATCCCCTCTTCAACTTCGAGTATTCCGCCCGCTTCATGTCGATCCTGTTCGGAGCGCCCGCGCTCGCGGTGGCACGGATGTTCCGAGAAGGGCAGCTGGACTCCCCGAACCTGCGATTCCGCCGGAAGCTCCAAGTCCCAAGCCTCGTGGGAGTCGGGGACCAGGACGAGCTCTTTCCCGTGGAATCGACACGTGCACTCTTGGACGGCATCGAGTGTGACGACAAGGAATTCTTGGTCATTCCGGGGGCAAGGCATGCGGTGTTCCCCGAGGGTTCCTGGCGTCCTCTCATCGCATGGGCGAAACGGAAGTTCCCGTGA
- a CDS encoding FAD-binding oxidoreductase, whose amino-acid sequence MVALALEQGREDATLAFLREARIPYQAGELLGYATDASFLTLGVPTRIAFPKDEAECVALTEHAVRHGVALVPRGTGSGTAGAAIAPPGSLLVDMERVGATDARGHRRGLFTPLIVDANGGAVDLANAGPEDELYVRVGAGRTSDETNRALARYAWTVAVVPSSGYSTFGGNFATNARGSGTPAFGAFGDAVNRLRMVATSKEGARVLEITDRKEIRRLAGHHGLCGLVTELDVRIAPIPKPEDMVCAILSIESEEAGRLGATMGRLMKRVAASCRYFAGEFLFIDEGIVRPDDPIRTDPVLGAYFAVTPGRRRMVLLYRGRTEGMEPLPRIAAEFPDVGYREITFPEFRKMMAVRTAATGKALHRVNVPGCEDFIVYDPERFGDVLSRMFAAMEGAAGRPVGHHYPDGIEVHYRPQAAVTKADIEAAWALIQKVREAVLRTDLTVEDRKEHGLGLALFRDGTASRHEELRRLKATYDPANVFSPHLLHSDIEGRFVGSSFRI is encoded by the coding sequence TTGGTTGCCCTCGCCCTCGAGCAAGGCCGGGAGGACGCGACGTTGGCGTTCCTCCGAGAGGCGAGGATCCCATATCAGGCGGGCGAGCTCCTGGGGTACGCCACGGACGCGTCGTTCCTCACGCTCGGGGTCCCCACCCGGATCGCCTTCCCCAAGGACGAGGCGGAGTGCGTGGCCCTCACGGAACATGCGGTGCGGCATGGCGTCGCGCTCGTGCCTCGGGGAACGGGGTCGGGCACCGCAGGGGCAGCCATCGCGCCCCCCGGGTCGCTCCTCGTGGACATGGAGCGGGTCGGTGCGACCGATGCGCGCGGCCACCGGCGCGGGCTCTTCACGCCCCTGATCGTGGACGCGAACGGGGGCGCCGTCGACCTGGCGAACGCGGGACCCGAGGACGAGCTGTACGTCCGCGTCGGCGCGGGACGGACGAGCGACGAGACAAATCGAGCACTCGCCAGGTACGCGTGGACCGTGGCCGTCGTGCCGAGCAGTGGCTACAGCACATTCGGCGGGAACTTCGCGACGAACGCGCGAGGCAGCGGGACTCCCGCCTTCGGCGCTTTCGGCGACGCGGTCAACCGCCTCCGGATGGTCGCAACGTCGAAGGAAGGCGCGCGCGTCCTCGAGATCACGGACCGGAAGGAAATCCGACGCCTCGCCGGCCACCACGGGCTCTGTGGCCTCGTCACGGAACTCGACGTTCGGATCGCCCCGATCCCGAAGCCGGAGGACATGGTGTGCGCGATCCTTTCCATCGAGTCCGAGGAAGCCGGGCGTCTCGGTGCGACCATGGGCCGTCTGATGAAGCGGGTCGCGGCCTCCTGCCGGTACTTCGCGGGCGAGTTCCTCTTCATCGACGAAGGGATCGTGCGGCCGGACGACCCGATCCGAACGGACCCGGTCCTCGGCGCCTATTTCGCCGTCACGCCCGGCCGGCGCCGCATGGTCCTGCTGTACCGGGGACGCACGGAAGGCATGGAGCCGCTGCCCCGCATCGCGGCGGAATTCCCGGACGTCGGCTACCGGGAGATCACGTTCCCAGAATTCCGGAAGATGATGGCCGTGCGGACCGCGGCGACGGGGAAGGCGCTCCACCGCGTGAACGTCCCCGGATGCGAGGACTTCATCGTGTACGACCCGGAGCGGTTCGGGGACGTCCTCTCGCGGATGTTCGCAGCCATGGAGGGCGCCGCAGGGCGGCCCGTAGGCCACCACTACCCGGACGGGATCGAGGTCCACTACCGGCCGCAGGCGGCCGTGACGAAGGCGGACATCGAGGCCGCGTGGGCGCTCATCCAGAAGGTTCGGGAGGCCGTGCTGCGCACCGACCTCACCGTGGAGGACCGCAAGGAACACGGGCTTGGCCTCGCGCTCTTCCGGGACGGAACCGCGTCGCGCCACGAGGAGCTGCGCCGCCTCAAGGCGACGTACGACCCCGCGAACGTGTTCAGTCCTCATCTCCTCCACTCGGATATCGAGGGGCGATTCGTTGGGAGTTCCTTCCGCATCTGA
- a CDS encoding (Fe-S)-binding protein yields the protein MTATAVRPFDEMMDELGKAGGSSLYLCYQCGTCTATCPWSEVRDVSLRKMLRLTQLGLGGLEGDFLWLCTTCRACTARCPRGVDIPSVIRTAREFVTAVGAEPDALKTVLGRLSTVQNPWGGNPEERSRWAEGLTVRPFEPGMDLLLYVGCTAAYDPRIRTVARALVKILDAAGVRYGTLGNDEACCGDPALRIGDPALFRSLADRNAARFRERGVERIVTISPHSFEALKHEYPKLGASFEVEHYTQLLARLADEDRLKLKTYGGARVTYHDPCYLGRYNGVYEEPRKVLESIPGVRLEEMERNRTDSLCCGGGGGRIFLETPRGERFSDLRVTQAERTGAQVLCSACPYCVLNLEDSSKTVASSPLAVRDVAEYVAEHLM from the coding sequence ATGACCGCCACGGCCGTGCGCCCGTTCGACGAGATGATGGACGAACTCGGGAAAGCGGGCGGGTCGTCCCTGTACCTCTGCTATCAGTGCGGAACGTGCACGGCCACGTGCCCGTGGAGCGAGGTCCGGGACGTGAGCCTGCGGAAGATGCTCCGCCTGACCCAGCTCGGCCTCGGCGGTCTCGAAGGTGACTTCCTGTGGCTCTGCACGACGTGCCGTGCGTGCACCGCCCGATGCCCGCGCGGCGTGGACATCCCGAGCGTGATCCGCACGGCCCGGGAGTTCGTCACCGCCGTGGGCGCAGAACCTGACGCGCTGAAGACGGTCCTCGGCCGCCTGTCCACGGTCCAGAACCCGTGGGGCGGGAACCCTGAGGAACGGAGCCGATGGGCGGAGGGTCTGACCGTGCGCCCGTTCGAGCCCGGCATGGACCTCCTCCTCTACGTGGGCTGCACGGCGGCGTACGACCCCCGCATCCGGACCGTGGCCCGCGCGCTCGTCAAGATCCTCGACGCCGCCGGGGTGAGGTATGGGACCCTCGGGAACGACGAGGCGTGCTGCGGAGACCCCGCACTCCGGATCGGCGACCCGGCCCTCTTCCGATCTCTTGCAGATCGGAACGCGGCCCGGTTCCGCGAGCGTGGCGTGGAACGCATCGTCACGATCAGCCCGCACTCCTTCGAGGCGTTGAAGCACGAGTACCCGAAGCTCGGGGCGTCGTTCGAGGTGGAGCACTACACGCAGCTCCTGGCCCGCCTCGCGGACGAGGACCGCCTCAAGCTCAAGACGTACGGAGGTGCCCGCGTGACGTACCACGACCCCTGCTACCTCGGGCGGTACAACGGGGTGTACGAGGAGCCCCGGAAGGTGCTGGAGTCGATTCCCGGGGTGCGCCTGGAGGAGATGGAGCGCAACCGGACCGACAGCCTGTGCTGTGGAGGCGGCGGGGGGCGGATCTTCCTGGAGACGCCCCGGGGGGAGCGGTTCTCGGATCTCCGGGTCACCCAGGCAGAACGGACAGGCGCCCAGGTGCTCTGCTCCGCGTGCCCCTACTGCGTCCTGAACCTCGAGGACAGCTCGAAGACGGTCGCATCGTCGCCCCTGGCGGTCCGCGACGTCGCGGAGTACGTCGCCGAGCACCTCATGTAG